A stretch of Terriglobia bacterium DNA encodes these proteins:
- a CDS encoding Gfo/Idh/MocA family oxidoreductase, whose amino-acid sequence MSESTSVSRRRFLQSAATASLSLATSQANAQMNIPDGRFIRTGLIGRDGHYDILLNSIPRLKNVEWTAYAKGEPGEDAAWIRKQRAWTQKLRVYEHYLEMLEKEKLDVVGVCLPFYQNAEAAVEACRRGINVLSEKPAATTIEDLARLEQAVRSSGVHYNTMLDMRGMPIFQAARKAVRSGAIGEPVLVSGQKSYIWGDRRPWYYRERTTYGGTIGWVGIHALDYMRWVSGQDYTRVAAWEGNKAHPQYPGCEDHAGLLFELSNGGTAVCNLDFLRPENAPSHGDSRLRIAGREGVLEAFEVGNRVNLISSKGAVGDLPLPPAEDLFSKFIGALRGAGEPLVSPEDSFSITRVCLMARDAADRRAWVAL is encoded by the coding sequence GTGAGTGAATCAACTTCCGTCAGTCGCCGCCGGTTTCTTCAGTCCGCGGCAACCGCGTCTCTGTCCCTGGCAACGTCGCAGGCTAACGCTCAGATGAATATCCCGGATGGCCGCTTCATCCGAACCGGGCTGATCGGCAGGGACGGACACTACGACATTCTGCTCAACAGCATTCCCCGCCTGAAAAATGTAGAGTGGACCGCGTACGCCAAGGGCGAGCCCGGTGAGGACGCGGCGTGGATCAGAAAGCAGCGCGCCTGGACACAGAAGCTCCGCGTTTACGAGCATTACCTTGAAATGCTCGAAAAAGAAAAACTTGATGTGGTAGGAGTTTGCCTGCCGTTCTACCAGAACGCAGAAGCCGCGGTCGAAGCGTGCCGTCGGGGCATCAACGTGCTTTCGGAGAAGCCCGCGGCCACGACGATCGAGGACCTCGCCCGCCTCGAGCAGGCGGTTCGCTCGAGCGGCGTACACTACAACACCATGCTCGACATGCGAGGAATGCCCATCTTCCAGGCGGCCCGCAAAGCCGTGCGCAGCGGCGCGATTGGGGAACCGGTGCTCGTCTCCGGACAGAAATCCTACATTTGGGGAGATCGCCGGCCCTGGTATTACAGAGAGCGAACGACTTATGGCGGCACCATCGGCTGGGTCGGCATTCATGCGCTGGATTACATGCGGTGGGTTTCCGGGCAGGACTATACGCGCGTGGCTGCCTGGGAAGGAAATAAAGCCCATCCCCAATATCCTGGCTGCGAGGATCACGCCGGCCTGCTGTTCGAGCTCTCGAATGGCGGCACTGCCGTCTGCAATCTGGATTTTCTTCGACCGGAGAACGCGCCCTCCCACGGAGATTCCCGCCTGCGGATTGCGGGACGCGAAGGAGTGCTGGAAGCGTTCGAGGTTGGGAACAGGGTGAATCTGATCAGTTCGAAAGGCGCCGTGGGAGATCTCCCGCTGCCGCCCGCCGAGGACCTGTTCTCCAAATTTATTGGCGCCCTGCGGGGGGCAGGCGAGCCCTTGGTGTCGCCCGAGGATTCGTTTTCCATCACCCGCGTCTGCCTGATGGCTCGAGACGCCGCTGATCGCCGCGCCTGGGTTGCGCTGTAG
- the asnB gene encoding asparagine synthase (glutamine-hydrolyzing) has translation MCGICGVFNFGTGEPAEHAQLKRAADSMAHRGPDDEGFYLDGDLGIANRRLSIIDLPGGHQPLSNEDGSLWITYNGEVYNHRELRRQLEGRHQFRTATDTEVILHLYEEHGTGLLEHLRGMFAFALWDRRQRRLMLARDRIGIKPLYCLSEPGRLAFASELRALRELATRPLEIDPQSVYDFFGFRYVPAPNTFYRDVSKLLPGHFLIADSNGVRQECYWDLPGEDEKPLAAEEYAGEVLETLRDSVRLRLIADVPLGVFLSGGVDSTAIVAMMSHLGVQPLRTFSVGFEEKEFSELPYARRVAERFSTEHTEVVLRARDLTDELPRLIAFRDEPVAEPTDVALYRMSLKAAETVKVVLAGEGSDELFAGYPKYAADRLAGLVSAFPQEVTGTISRWLPFRQRRAKLALEALSIPDEAERSATWFASFSRLEREALFSPDFLAQVDQARPARVFAQYLEHVRERPPLKRMLYADLKIWLPDNLLLRGDQMTMAASIEERVPFLDHKLVELAARIPGRLLTQGFRTKVLLRQALSPYLPPETLRRRKVGFTVPVGEWFRKTLNSFVADLLLSRDARSREYFNAGNMETFVREHFDGVRDRQKQIWALVNFELWMKGRVNRR, from the coding sequence ATGTGTGGAATTTGCGGGGTATTCAATTTCGGAACGGGTGAGCCGGCCGAGCACGCCCAGTTGAAACGCGCGGCGGATTCGATGGCGCATCGCGGGCCGGACGACGAAGGATTTTACCTGGACGGAGATCTCGGCATCGCGAACCGGCGGCTGAGCATCATCGATCTTCCCGGCGGACACCAGCCGCTGTCGAACGAGGACGGCAGCCTCTGGATCACCTACAACGGCGAAGTCTACAACCATCGCGAGTTGCGCCGGCAACTTGAAGGCCGTCACCAGTTTCGCACCGCGACGGACACAGAAGTCATTCTGCATCTCTACGAGGAGCACGGGACCGGCCTGCTGGAGCACCTGCGCGGGATGTTTGCCTTTGCGCTGTGGGACCGCCGCCAACGCCGCCTGATGCTGGCCCGCGACCGGATTGGCATCAAGCCGCTTTACTGTTTGAGCGAGCCCGGCCGCCTGGCCTTCGCCTCGGAGTTGCGTGCCTTGCGCGAGCTTGCAACGCGGCCGCTCGAAATCGATCCACAATCCGTTTATGATTTTTTCGGCTTTCGATATGTGCCCGCGCCGAACACTTTTTATCGCGACGTCAGCAAACTGCTGCCCGGCCATTTTTTAATCGCGGACTCGAACGGCGTCCGCCAGGAATGCTATTGGGACCTGCCGGGCGAGGACGAAAAGCCGCTGGCGGCGGAGGAGTATGCCGGCGAGGTGCTGGAGACCCTGCGGGACTCCGTCCGGCTGCGCCTGATTGCCGACGTTCCGCTGGGAGTCTTTCTGAGCGGGGGCGTCGACTCCACGGCCATTGTGGCCATGATGTCGCACCTGGGCGTGCAGCCGCTGCGGACGTTTTCGGTTGGGTTTGAAGAGAAGGAATTCAGCGAGCTGCCCTACGCGCGGCGGGTCGCGGAGCGCTTTTCAACCGAACACACCGAGGTGGTGCTGCGGGCGCGCGACCTGACGGACGAGCTTCCGCGGCTGATTGCCTTCCGCGACGAGCCCGTAGCAGAGCCGACCGATGTTGCCCTCTACAGAATGTCGCTGAAAGCCGCCGAAACCGTCAAGGTGGTGCTGGCCGGCGAGGGCAGCGACGAGCTTTTCGCGGGTTATCCGAAATACGCGGCAGACCGGCTGGCCGGGCTGGTCTCGGCCTTTCCGCAGGAGGTCACCGGCACAATTTCCCGCTGGCTGCCTTTTCGCCAGCGCAGGGCGAAGCTGGCGCTCGAGGCGCTTTCAATTCCGGATGAGGCGGAACGTTCGGCCACCTGGTTCGCGTCTTTTTCCCGGCTGGAGCGAGAGGCGCTCTTCTCGCCGGACTTTCTGGCGCAGGTTGACCAGGCGCGCCCGGCCCGGGTTTTTGCGCAATATCTCGAGCATGTGCGCGAGCGGCCGCCGCTGAAGCGCATGTTGTATGCCGATCTCAAAATCTGGCTGCCCGATAATCTGCTGCTGCGCGGCGATCAGATGACCATGGCGGCTTCCATCGAGGAGCGCGTGCCGTTTCTCGATCACAAGCTGGTGGAGCTTGCCGCGCGCATTCCCGGGCGATTGCTCACACAGGGATTCCGCACCAAGGTGCTGCTGCGGCAGGCGCTCAGCCCTTATCTGCCGCCGGAAACATTGCGGCGGCGCAAGGTGGGTTTCACCGTGCCCGTCGGCGAATGGTTCAGGAAAACGCTCAATTCCTTTGTGGCTGACCTGCTGCTCTCGCGCGACGCGCGTTCGCGGGAATACTTTAATGCTGGCAATATGGAAACCTTTGTGCGCGAGCATTTCGACGGCGTCCGCGATCGCCAGAAGCAGATCTGGGCGCTGGTGAATTTTGAGCTGTGGATGAAAGGAAGAGTGAATCGTCGGTAG
- a CDS encoding four helix bundle protein has product MSNGNRGTNTSSAGLPAEKSTIKSYRDLKVSEQAMDLTVECYKLTQRFPKTEVFGIVSQIRRSASSVPANIAEGHGREGRAYFIQFLRVAQGSLKELETHLLLSARVGFLDDGESGPVLRRCSDVGKMLRGLIRALDARTGRR; this is encoded by the coding sequence ATGAGCAACGGCAATCGTGGGACAAATACTTCCTCTGCTGGACTGCCCGCGGAGAAGTCAACCATCAAGTCTTACCGAGATTTGAAGGTATCGGAGCAAGCTATGGATTTGACGGTTGAATGTTACAAGCTGACGCAACGATTTCCCAAGACGGAGGTGTTCGGTATTGTTTCCCAAATCCGCCGTTCTGCCTCGTCGGTTCCTGCCAACATTGCCGAGGGCCATGGCCGGGAGGGTCGCGCGTACTTCATCCAATTTCTCAGAGTTGCTCAAGGCTCGTTGAAAGAGCTGGAGACGCATTTGCTCTTGTCAGCCCGGGTCGGGTTTCTGGACGATGGGGAAAGTGGCCCGGTCCTCCGGCGCTGCTCGGATGTCGGGAAAATGCTCCGGGGATTGATACGTGCGCTAGACGCCCGCACAGGTCGGCGCTAG
- a CDS encoding glycosyltransferase family 4 protein, translating to MNEPSAPAVCIIIENLTVPVDRRMWQEARTLAEAGYHVSVVCPTGRGFEQTYEVCEGIEIYRHKLWEASGPLGYFWEYAVALASEFRLALKAYRRTRFRIIHAANPPDTIFLIALFFRLFGVRFIFDHHDLNPELYEAKFGRRGLFYRFVCLAERLTYRTATVSIATNESYREIALTRGGMGPERAFVVKSCPDLKNICIGPPRPELKNGKPLMVVYVGVMGPQDGLDLLLESIRYIVRDAGRDDVSFALIGRGPETPRLKALTTEKGLDSCVTFTGRVPDAEMWAYLSTADLGVAPDPKNPMNDKSTMNKILEYMAFSLPVVLYDLTEGRRSAGDAALYARPNDPTDFARQMIKLLDSGELRRTLGARARQRIEEGLNWDIEKRELLKAYETALSD from the coding sequence ATGAACGAACCTTCCGCCCCTGCCGTTTGCATCATCATTGAAAACCTGACGGTGCCCGTCGATCGGCGCATGTGGCAGGAGGCGCGCACGCTTGCCGAAGCCGGTTATCACGTGTCGGTGGTGTGTCCCACCGGGCGCGGCTTTGAGCAGACTTACGAAGTGTGCGAAGGCATTGAAATCTACCGGCACAAACTCTGGGAGGCGTCAGGACCGCTCGGGTACTTTTGGGAATACGCCGTCGCTCTGGCTTCGGAATTCCGCCTGGCGCTGAAGGCTTACCGCCGGACGCGCTTCCGCATCATCCACGCCGCCAACCCGCCGGACACTATCTTTCTGATCGCACTTTTCTTCCGACTTTTCGGCGTGCGGTTTATCTTTGACCACCACGACCTGAACCCGGAACTCTATGAGGCCAAGTTCGGCCGTCGCGGTTTGTTCTATCGTTTCGTGTGCCTCGCGGAGCGGCTGACTTATCGCACGGCGACTGTTTCCATTGCCACCAACGAGTCTTATCGCGAGATTGCCCTCACCCGCGGCGGCATGGGCCCGGAGCGGGCCTTCGTCGTCAAAAGTTGTCCCGACCTTAAAAACATTTGCATTGGTCCGCCACGGCCCGAGTTGAAAAACGGCAAGCCGTTGATGGTGGTCTACGTGGGCGTGATGGGCCCGCAGGACGGCCTCGATTTGCTGCTGGAGTCGATCCGCTACATCGTCCGGGACGCCGGCCGCGATGATGTCTCGTTTGCGCTGATTGGCAGAGGTCCTGAGACGCCCAGGTTGAAAGCGCTGACCACGGAGAAAGGGCTGGATTCCTGCGTCACTTTCACCGGACGGGTGCCCGACGCCGAGATGTGGGCCTATCTTTCAACCGCCGATTTGGGCGTGGCGCCCGATCCGAAGAATCCCATGAACGACAAGTCCACTATGAACAAAATCCTCGAGTATATGGCGTTTAGCCTGCCGGTGGTGCTCTATGACCTCACCGAGGGCCGCCGCTCGGCAGGTGATGCCGCGCTCTACGCCCGGCCCAACGATCCAACGGATTTCGCGCGGCAGATGATCAAGCTGCTCGACTCCGGAGAGCTGCGCCGCACGCTTGGCGCCCGCGCCCGCCAGCGCATCGAAGAGGGTCTGAACTGGGACATCGAAAAACGCGAGCTGCTCAAGGCCTATGAAACGGCGCTGAGCGATTGA
- a CDS encoding PIN domain-containing protein, producing the protein MIAADTSTWIAYLEGIRGKDVQLLDKALGDRQVVMVPVVLTELLSDPKLPTSVSRTLAEVPLVEIRSGYWERAGALRALVLAKRRKARLGDALIAQACIDRGMSLITRDRDFRAFAEAAGFDLVMG; encoded by the coding sequence ATGATTGCCGCCGACACGAGCACCTGGATTGCTTATCTCGAAGGCATCAGGGGCAAAGATGTCCAGTTGCTTGACAAGGCGCTCGGGGACCGGCAGGTCGTGATGGTGCCTGTTGTGCTGACGGAGCTGTTAAGCGACCCCAAACTTCCCACAAGTGTTTCGAGGACCCTCGCCGAAGTTCCGCTGGTTGAAATCCGATCTGGTTACTGGGAAAGAGCTGGTGCGCTGCGGGCGTTGGTGCTGGCGAAGCGCCGCAAGGCGCGCCTTGGCGACGCGCTGATCGCTCAGGCCTGCATCGATCGGGGCATGTCTCTCATTACACGCGACCGGGACTTCCGGGCATTTGCCGAAGCCGCGGGTTTTGACCTCGTGATGGGGTAG
- a CDS encoding sugar transferase has translation MFSRHKQMIGVLYLLADTVLALGSFALAYWVRARFITPQPLYQDSNYLWIIPYAVILWIVVGVVTGSYREIQEENLLRTFWDPIKAAFLGTALLFATIFAFKLVYISRLLLALYAVILLVAMVAFRLAARWLGDPLRRNFGGYREFLLVGDWPGVAEIAKAIEANEKRGMRIFGFARIGPAAANSQPACGLRRQYPVYSLGQLPELVRRHVIDEVVFAAAKGDMERIEDAFRLCEEEGVKTRVLLNFFPHVISRVYLDRLEEMPLLTFTTTPENEYLLLLKRAIDFAMALVLLMILSPLLLLLAAIIRLTSSGPVFYRQVRCGLGGRKFTVYKFRSMHAGADLRREELAALNEADGPVFKIRNDPRRTAVGRLMRKFSLDELPQLLNILKGDMSFVGPRPPLPEEVERYAGWQRRRLRMQPGLTCLWALEGRNQLNFRRWMELDMEYIDNWSPGLDLKILLKTIPVVLLGRGAS, from the coding sequence ATGTTTTCCCGCCACAAACAGATGATCGGGGTCCTCTACCTGCTGGCTGACACTGTGCTTGCGCTCGGCAGTTTTGCGCTGGCCTATTGGGTTCGCGCGCGCTTCATTACGCCACAGCCGCTCTATCAGGATTCAAATTACCTGTGGATCATTCCGTATGCCGTCATCCTTTGGATTGTTGTCGGCGTTGTAACGGGCAGCTATCGCGAAATCCAGGAAGAAAACCTCCTGCGGACTTTCTGGGACCCCATCAAGGCGGCTTTCCTCGGCACCGCGCTGTTGTTCGCCACCATCTTCGCTTTCAAACTGGTTTACATCAGCCGCCTGTTGCTTGCGCTCTATGCGGTCATCCTTCTGGTGGCCATGGTTGCGTTTCGGTTGGCGGCACGGTGGCTTGGAGACCCGCTCCGGCGCAATTTTGGCGGCTACCGCGAATTTCTCCTTGTGGGCGACTGGCCAGGCGTGGCTGAAATTGCAAAGGCCATCGAAGCCAATGAAAAACGCGGCATGCGAATTTTCGGATTTGCGCGCATTGGACCGGCGGCTGCAAATTCCCAGCCCGCCTGCGGCCTGCGCAGGCAGTACCCGGTCTACTCGCTTGGGCAGTTGCCCGAACTCGTCCGCCGGCATGTGATTGACGAAGTCGTTTTCGCCGCCGCCAAGGGCGACATGGAAAGGATTGAAGACGCTTTCCGGCTTTGCGAAGAGGAAGGCGTGAAGACGCGTGTGCTGCTCAACTTTTTCCCGCACGTCATCTCGCGGGTTTACCTCGATCGCCTGGAAGAAATGCCGCTGCTCACCTTCACCACCACGCCCGAAAACGAGTATCTGTTGCTGCTAAAGCGCGCCATCGATTTCGCCATGGCCCTGGTGCTGTTGATGATCCTTTCGCCGCTGCTGCTGCTGCTCGCCGCCATCATCCGGTTGACATCCTCGGGACCGGTTTTTTATCGGCAAGTGCGCTGTGGGCTGGGAGGAAGGAAATTCACGGTTTACAAGTTCCGCTCGATGCACGCCGGCGCCGACCTGCGGCGCGAAGAACTCGCCGCGTTAAACGAAGCCGACGGTCCGGTGTTCAAAATCCGGAATGACCCGCGGCGCACCGCCGTCGGCCGCCTGATGCGCAAGTTCTCGCTCGACGAGCTGCCGCAGCTTCTCAACATTCTGAAAGGCGACATGTCGTTTGTGGGGCCGCGCCCGCCGCTGCCCGAGGAAGTGGAAAGATACGCCGGCTGGCAGCGCCGCCGTCTGCGCATGCAGCCCGGCCTCACCTGCCTGTGGGCGCTCGAAGGGCGCAATCAGTTGAACTTCCGCCGCTGGATGGAACTCGACATGGAGTACATCGACAACTGGTCGCCGGGCCTGGACCTCAAAATCCTGCTGAAAACCATCCCCGTTGTTCTCCTGGGCCGCGGCGCAAGCTGA
- a CDS encoding alpha/beta hydrolase: MRPGVKRWISSAAKIGLPAILVLVIAGMIYEKVGERKDRGRYPQIGRSVDIGGRTLNIYCSGEGGPTVVSDTFGHAAGYSWSAVQREVAKFSGACWYDRAAYGWSEPAPIPRTFKDVVEDLHALLHDAGVPPPYVLVGAGDAASHLRVYHGLYPSEVAGVVMLNANGVDDPRAAALYPENAKGGWAREFGSFAPRVRAAACTVFPLLARSGLNRLLTKSQKPRRTTSFGLTPAEQTELDFLSDNPTAVQGSELCAREKSMQQVEAAGSLGAIPLLVLAPEYDFPEKDSVPGSTEAAWNKYQREQVQPGLARLSTQGKLMIENHPLTAAMIVDAVRQVVTEVRATHQK, from the coding sequence ATGCGACCAGGCGTAAAACGATGGATCAGTTCTGCGGCCAAGATAGGTCTCCCGGCCATATTAGTGCTGGTCATTGCAGGAATGATTTATGAAAAGGTCGGCGAGCGGAAGGACCGGGGGCGCTACCCGCAGATTGGTCGGTCCGTGGATATTGGCGGCCGCACGCTTAATATTTACTGCTCAGGGGAAGGCGGTCCGACGGTCGTATCCGATACCTTCGGGCACGCGGCCGGTTACAGTTGGTCCGCCGTTCAACGCGAAGTGGCGAAGTTCTCTGGCGCCTGCTGGTACGACCGTGCGGCCTATGGATGGAGTGAACCGGCCCCAATCCCGCGCACTTTTAAGGATGTCGTCGAAGACCTCCATGCGCTCCTTCATGACGCAGGCGTTCCCCCGCCCTACGTGCTGGTTGGCGCTGGCGACGCAGCGTCGCACCTTCGCGTTTATCACGGGCTGTATCCTAGCGAAGTCGCCGGCGTTGTCATGCTGAACGCCAACGGAGTGGACGATCCCCGTGCGGCCGCTCTATACCCCGAGAACGCCAAAGGCGGATGGGCAAGAGAATTCGGGTCGTTCGCGCCTCGCGTCCGAGCCGCCGCATGCACAGTTTTTCCACTCTTGGCCAGGAGCGGTTTGAACCGCTTGTTGACTAAGTCCCAAAAACCGCGCAGAACGACAAGCTTCGGCCTGACGCCGGCGGAACAGACGGAGCTCGATTTTCTCTCCGACAATCCCACCGCCGTGCAAGGCAGCGAATTGTGCGCTCGGGAAAAGAGCATGCAGCAGGTGGAGGCGGCGGGGAGTCTGGGTGCCATTCCGCTGCTCGTGCTTGCACCTGAATACGATTTCCCTGAGAAGGATTCCGTCCCGGGTTCGACCGAGGCAGCGTGGAACAAATACCAGCGGGAACAGGTCCAGCCAGGATTGGCACGTCTGTCAACGCAAGGCAAGCTGATGATTGAAAACCATCCATTGACGGCGGCGATGATTGTTGATGCGGTCCGCCAGGTGGTCACAGAAGTCCGCGCGACCCACCAGAAATAA
- a CDS encoding PadR family transcriptional regulator — protein MSTNEHPRTARNRSETSSPLTPAVFYILIALADGDRHGYAIMQEVSNRSGGTVRLGPGTLYGAISRLLRDGLIEESEERPDPEMDDSRRRYYRLTGQGGRALAAEAKRLEDLARLARSTRTVRKLKNA, from the coding sequence ATGAGCACGAACGAACACCCGAGGACAGCCCGGAACCGTTCGGAAACCAGCTCGCCGCTCACGCCGGCGGTCTTCTACATTCTCATTGCGCTGGCTGACGGCGATCGGCACGGATACGCCATCATGCAGGAGGTCAGCAACAGAAGCGGAGGAACGGTGCGCCTTGGACCTGGCACCCTTTACGGCGCCATCAGCCGACTGCTTAGAGACGGACTGATCGAGGAATCGGAAGAGCGCCCCGACCCCGAAATGGATGACAGCCGGCGCCGGTACTATCGCCTGACCGGCCAGGGCGGACGCGCGCTGGCGGCGGAAGCCAAAAGGCTCGAAGATCTTGCCCGCCTTGCGCGATCAACCCGAACCGTTCGCAAGCTGAAAAATGCTTAA
- a CDS encoding glycosyltransferase produces the protein MGTAFIIFTILGLLLLAQSATSLREGLRFRRYVRRCRAQPIGDFAPKAGVVIPVTGENASLKENIAAFMTQKYPQYDLVLVVSDESDPACGTLSALITEAAPGSGAPCKASLVVAGLAQAQGQKVHNLLRGLDAIDSGAEVLVFADADARPGSTWLRSLVAPLANSNVTVTTGFRWYLPGQTFVSQLRAAWDTSIATLMGEHDSSFPWGGSMAIRAEDFGRLHVRERYWTSTVSDDYCLGRAVQDAGGRIRFEPRCLVASRQDSSLAEFLRWANRQLIITRVYAPRLWAMGLAAHLLYSLAFVCGFLVLLTPAAAGWERIAVAALLAVILALGMAKGKIREAVAGEIFPEEREFLARYGKRYWQMTLLVPWVMLWNFVVAGFVRTIEWSGVRYRMRSDHEVEILGRDPR, from the coding sequence ATGGGCACGGCGTTCATCATTTTCACCATCCTGGGACTTCTGCTCCTGGCGCAAAGTGCAACGTCGCTGCGTGAGGGGTTGCGATTTCGGCGCTACGTGCGGCGATGCCGGGCGCAGCCGATTGGAGACTTTGCGCCGAAGGCGGGCGTGGTGATTCCGGTAACGGGAGAGAACGCATCGCTTAAGGAAAATATCGCCGCCTTTATGACACAAAAATATCCGCAATACGATTTGGTGCTGGTGGTGAGCGACGAAAGTGACCCTGCCTGTGGGACTTTGAGCGCGCTGATAACGGAAGCAGCGCCTGGCTCTGGTGCTCCCTGCAAGGCATCGCTGGTGGTGGCGGGACTTGCTCAGGCGCAAGGGCAAAAAGTGCATAATTTGTTGCGCGGGCTGGATGCGATCGATTCCGGGGCTGAGGTCCTGGTTTTTGCCGACGCGGACGCACGGCCCGGCTCGACGTGGCTGCGGTCGCTGGTGGCGCCACTGGCCAACAGTAATGTGACGGTCACTACAGGTTTCCGCTGGTATCTGCCGGGTCAGACCTTCGTCTCACAACTGCGCGCTGCCTGGGATACCTCCATCGCAACCCTTATGGGAGAGCACGACAGCAGTTTTCCCTGGGGCGGCTCGATGGCCATCCGCGCGGAAGACTTTGGCCGCCTACACGTGCGCGAGCGATACTGGACCTCAACGGTCAGCGACGACTATTGCCTCGGCCGTGCGGTCCAGGATGCAGGCGGCAGAATTCGGTTTGAGCCGCGCTGTCTGGTGGCTTCGCGCCAGGATTCTTCTTTAGCGGAGTTCCTGCGCTGGGCCAATCGACAGCTCATCATCACGCGGGTCTACGCTCCGCGGTTGTGGGCGATGGGGCTGGCGGCCCATTTGCTTTACTCGCTGGCCTTCGTTTGTGGTTTTCTTGTGCTGCTTACGCCGGCGGCCGCTGGGTGGGAACGCATTGCAGTTGCCGCCCTGCTTGCAGTCATTCTCGCCTTGGGAATGGCAAAAGGGAAGATTCGTGAAGCTGTGGCCGGCGAGATTTTTCCGGAAGAGCGCGAATTTCTGGCCAGGTACGGAAAGCGGTACTGGCAAATGACGCTGCTGGTTCCCTGGGTAATGCTTTGGAATTTTGTGGTAGCGGGATTCGTTCGGACGATTGAATGGAGCGGGGTCCGTTACCGCATGCGCTCCGACCACGAGGTGGAAATTTTAGGACGGGACCCGCGCTGA
- a CDS encoding AI-2E family transporter: protein MPTLETKFEAAPPTRIATASGRIIAVAIVIACINFASSIIITLICAILIAFVLEPAVRFLERIHIPRWVGALIMLAGSIGLLYLVIYGIYDRVIQFIQEFPTYGAPLRHVFASLQDAVRNVEKLASGMVPLPAEPQSNLPTIRLQQESHWGQYLLRGIGSVYTFIVTVMFVPFLVFFMLTAKGHIWQGTLNLFSARHRQQAETVIHGIGHMIRRYVMGNILVALVAAALITPAFSLMGLHFALLIGPLAAFLSMVPYLGVALGMAPPMMMALGQYTSTTPFIVIGAIVLVVHFLAINVLTPKFVGHQVSLNALTVTMAMMFWGWLWGAAGLILAVPLTAAFKAVCDNVESLKAWGAWMGEG from the coding sequence ATGCCGACGCTTGAGACGAAATTCGAAGCTGCCCCACCCACCAGGATTGCCACAGCGAGCGGGCGCATCATCGCCGTGGCCATCGTGATCGCGTGCATCAATTTCGCAAGCTCGATCATCATCACGCTGATCTGCGCCATTCTGATTGCCTTTGTGCTGGAGCCGGCTGTCCGTTTTCTGGAGCGGATTCACATCCCGCGCTGGGTGGGGGCGCTGATCATGCTGGCGGGCTCCATCGGCCTGCTTTACCTGGTTATATACGGCATCTATGACCGGGTGATCCAGTTCATCCAGGAATTCCCCACCTATGGGGCGCCGCTCAGGCACGTGTTTGCGAGCCTTCAGGACGCGGTGAGAAACGTTGAGAAGCTGGCTTCCGGAATGGTCCCGCTTCCTGCGGAGCCACAATCCAACCTTCCCACCATCCGGCTGCAGCAGGAGTCCCACTGGGGACAGTATCTGCTGCGGGGCATCGGGTCGGTTTACACGTTTATTGTGACGGTGATGTTCGTCCCCTTCCTGGTTTTTTTCATGCTCACGGCCAAAGGCCACATCTGGCAGGGAACCCTCAACCTGTTTTCGGCGAGGCACCGGCAGCAGGCTGAAACCGTTATTCACGGGATCGGCCACATGATCCGTCGGTACGTGATGGGAAACATTCTGGTGGCGCTAGTGGCGGCTGCGCTCATCACTCCCGCCTTTTCTCTGATGGGGCTCCATTTTGCGCTGCTGATCGGGCCGCTCGCTGCTTTCCTCAGCATGGTCCCTTACCTGGGGGTTGCCCTGGGGATGGCGCCGCCGATGATGATGGCGCTCGGACAATATACTTCAACAACGCCCTTTATCGTGATTGGCGCCATCGTCCTGGTGGTGCATTTCCTGGCCATCAACGTCCTGACCCCCAAGTTCGTTGGCCATCAGGTCAGCCTGAACGCTTTGACCGTGACCATGGCGATGATGTTCTGGGGATGGCTTTGGGGTGCGGCGGGACTGATCCTTGCCGTGCCGCTGACGGCCGCCTTCAAAGCTGTGTGTGACAACGTGGAAAGCCTGAAAGCCTGGGGCGCATGGATGGGCGAGGGATGA